In Microcaecilia unicolor chromosome 1, aMicUni1.1, whole genome shotgun sequence, the following are encoded in one genomic region:
- the DNAL4 gene encoding dynein light chain 4, axonemal codes for MADAESKKEEADYKRVHSFPLIRQTDMPEEMRVEAMELCVTACEKFSTNNESAAKMIKEAMDKKFGSSWHVVIGEGFGFEITHEVKNLLYLYFGGSLAVCVWKCS; via the exons atggcagatgcagaaAGCAAGAAAGAGGAGGCAGATTACAAGAGAGTTCACAGCTTCCCTTTGATTCGG CAAACAGATATGCCAGAGGAGATGCGAGTGGAGGCCATGGAGCTCTGCGTCACAGCCTGTGAGAAATTCTCCACCAATAATGAA agtgcggcaaagatGATTAAGGAGGCGATGGATAAGAAGTTTGGTTCCTCCTGGCACGTGGTGATCGGTGAGGGCTTTGGCTTTGAGATAACCCATGAAGTCAAGAACCTACTGTACCTGTATTTTGGTGGCAGTTTGGCCGTGTGTGTCTGGAAATGCTCCTGA